A genomic stretch from Sulfobacillus thermosulfidooxidans includes:
- a CDS encoding purine-cytosine permease family protein, which yields MSKPSKRRFNALVNNPVMEDYALRYAPQSFRRWSEFAVASSALGGIAYLADFAIGGSITLSYGFTNALTAILVVAVIIFLTGIPIAYYAARDNIDMDLLTRGAGFGYYGSTLTSLVYASFTFIYFSLEGSVMSQAITAYFGIPLAVSYVIASLLIIPLVIYGMTFLSKLQVWTQPVWLALLILPLIVLATKDPHAFVHWTHFAGSAGRAGFNALLFGSAAGVVLSLIAQIGEQVDYLRFMPNLTAQNRRAWWWAVILAGPGWVVLGAAKQIGGSVLASYIAPQVGPVKADEPIQMYLHALHLWIPNVAMALTLGTFFVLLSQIKINVTNAYSGSLSWSNFFSRIFHVHPGRVVWLVLNVGIALTLMELGVFGFLGSILGFYSNVAVAWIGAVVADLVINKPLLKLSPSYIEFKRGHLYNFNPVGFGSMVIASAVSIAAYFGLFGKVLSAFSPFLSLGLAFVLSPIIALLTHGKYYIARTSPTIPESPDGVACAVCDFRFEAHDMVDCPHHAGTVCSLCCSLEADCHDRCKVPGSYIHIAPAMQENMSPRV from the coding sequence GTGAGTAAGCCATCCAAACGACGATTTAATGCGCTGGTGAATAACCCCGTGATGGAAGATTATGCGTTGCGGTATGCGCCCCAGTCCTTTCGCCGCTGGAGTGAATTTGCCGTGGCCAGTTCCGCCTTAGGTGGGATTGCCTACTTAGCCGACTTTGCGATTGGCGGCTCTATTACCTTAAGTTATGGCTTTACCAACGCCTTGACGGCGATTCTGGTTGTGGCGGTAATCATTTTTCTCACGGGGATTCCCATCGCCTATTATGCGGCCCGCGATAACATTGATATGGATTTGCTCACGCGCGGCGCGGGGTTTGGCTACTATGGATCGACCTTAACCTCGCTGGTGTATGCCTCGTTTACCTTTATTTACTTCTCGTTGGAAGGCTCGGTCATGTCGCAGGCGATTACGGCCTACTTTGGCATTCCCTTAGCAGTGAGTTATGTGATCGCGTCTTTGCTCATTATTCCCCTAGTCATCTACGGCATGACCTTTTTGTCGAAGCTGCAAGTGTGGACCCAACCCGTCTGGTTAGCGCTCTTAATTCTGCCGCTGATTGTCCTCGCCACCAAAGATCCCCACGCCTTTGTCCACTGGACCCATTTTGCAGGGAGCGCGGGCCGTGCCGGCTTCAATGCCTTGCTCTTCGGGTCTGCCGCCGGGGTCGTGTTGTCCTTGATTGCACAAATTGGCGAACAAGTCGATTACCTCCGCTTTATGCCGAATCTGACCGCGCAAAATCGGCGGGCGTGGTGGTGGGCGGTCATTCTGGCCGGGCCGGGGTGGGTCGTGTTAGGCGCGGCCAAACAAATTGGGGGATCGGTACTCGCGTCGTATATTGCTCCGCAAGTGGGCCCGGTCAAAGCCGATGAACCGATTCAAATGTATTTGCATGCGTTGCATTTGTGGATTCCCAATGTCGCCATGGCGTTAACCCTTGGGACCTTTTTCGTCCTCCTTTCGCAAATCAAAATTAATGTCACCAATGCCTATTCGGGATCCCTGTCGTGGTCCAACTTCTTTTCGCGGATTTTTCATGTCCATCCTGGCCGCGTGGTCTGGCTGGTGCTGAATGTGGGGATTGCCCTGACCTTGATGGAACTCGGTGTCTTTGGCTTTTTGGGCAGTATTTTAGGGTTTTATTCCAATGTGGCGGTGGCGTGGATTGGTGCCGTCGTGGCGGATTTGGTGATTAATAAGCCGCTGTTGAAGCTGAGTCCGAGCTATATCGAATTTAAACGGGGCCACTTGTATAATTTTAATCCGGTGGGATTCGGATCCATGGTCATCGCCTCCGCCGTGTCGATTGCGGCCTACTTTGGCCTCTTTGGCAAAGTCCTGAGCGCGTTCTCCCCCTTCTTATCGCTCGGGCTCGCCTTCGTCCTGTCCCCGATTATTGCCCTTCTCACGCACGGCAAATATTACATTGCCCGCACCAGCCCCACGATTCCCGAGAGTCCCGACGGCGTGGCCTGTGCCGTGTGTGACTTTCGCTTTGAAGCGCACGATATGGTGGACTGTCCCCATCACGCAGGCACCGTGTGTTCGTTATGTTGCAGTTTGGAAGCCGACTGTCATGACCGCTGCAAAGTTCCCGGGAGCTATATTCACATCGCCCCCGCTATGCAGGAAAATATGAGCCCTCGCGTCTAA
- the oxlT gene encoding oxalate/formate MFS antiporter, which translates to MTQITSPSFSAKSTQWRQLVLGIILMMSISSSQYVWTLFVDPIQKHLGGSLAAIQVTFSIFVVLQTWFSPFQAFLIERFGPRLLMTIGSLLIGASWFFSATVSSITQLYLTYGVLGGIGSGIIYVGVIGLMVRWFPHRRGLATGLAAAGYGAGAILTTFPIAHMIKTSGYSHALFLFGIIQGAVGLIAAQGLVKPPSYQPKATSIANRTKSYRPSEMLRTAPFWLLFIMMSMMSTSGLMIVSEVGPIAKDYGVSHALVLGVAALPLSLTLSRFTNGLTRPFFGWLSDSIGRENTMFIAFSLEALSIVLLISFVTNPALFVVLTGLAFFGWGEIFSLFPSTLTDFYGSEHATLNYGLLYMAQGVGALLGGPLSASLESATGSWTPVFVIVALMDVLTAILAITVLKQLHKRWTPLAENLSKESLAE; encoded by the coding sequence ATGACACAAATAACGTCCCCATCATTTTCTGCCAAATCCACACAATGGAGACAGCTCGTCCTGGGAATTATTTTGATGATGAGTATTTCGAGTTCTCAATATGTCTGGACACTATTTGTCGATCCGATTCAAAAACATCTAGGTGGGAGTCTCGCCGCAATTCAGGTAACATTTTCGATCTTCGTTGTGCTTCAGACATGGTTTTCTCCATTCCAAGCTTTTTTGATCGAACGTTTTGGACCTCGTCTTCTCATGACCATAGGCTCACTCTTAATTGGAGCGAGTTGGTTCTTTTCTGCTACCGTCTCCAGTATTACTCAACTTTATTTGACATACGGTGTGTTAGGAGGAATTGGTTCTGGCATTATTTATGTCGGTGTCATTGGTTTAATGGTTCGTTGGTTCCCCCACCGCCGTGGACTCGCTACCGGTCTGGCAGCCGCGGGATACGGGGCGGGTGCTATTTTGACGACTTTCCCGATCGCACACATGATCAAGACGTCCGGTTATTCCCACGCCTTATTCCTGTTCGGAATAATCCAAGGTGCAGTGGGATTGATTGCCGCACAAGGACTTGTTAAACCCCCCTCCTATCAACCTAAGGCAACATCCATTGCAAATCGAACGAAATCTTATCGTCCTTCCGAAATGTTGCGAACGGCACCATTTTGGTTATTGTTTATCATGATGTCCATGATGTCTACAAGTGGATTGATGATTGTTTCTGAAGTGGGTCCTATAGCCAAGGATTATGGTGTCAGTCATGCTTTGGTTTTGGGTGTTGCAGCACTTCCTCTATCTCTCACGCTATCCCGATTCACGAATGGTCTTACCCGACCATTTTTCGGGTGGTTATCCGACTCCATTGGTCGAGAGAATACGATGTTTATCGCGTTCTCATTGGAAGCTCTATCCATCGTTCTATTAATCTCCTTTGTTACAAATCCCGCATTATTTGTGGTTTTAACCGGCCTAGCCTTCTTTGGCTGGGGAGAAATCTTCTCATTATTCCCTTCAACACTGACCGATTTTTATGGTAGTGAGCATGCCACACTCAACTATGGGTTACTCTACATGGCTCAAGGTGTGGGCGCGTTATTAGGCGGTCCATTGTCCGCATCCCTAGAAAGTGCCACAGGTAGTTGGACACCTGTCTTTGTTATCGTTGCTTTAATGGACGTGTTGACAGCGATTTTAGCTATTACGGTTCTTAAGCAACTGCATAAACGTTGGACGCCCCTAGCAGAAAATTTATCCAAAGAATCTTTGGCTGAATAA
- a CDS encoding helix-turn-helix transcriptional regulator: MMTMTETKNNRIRVALLVSCELEKEGLCRVINAHSDMTSCCQWVVRDSDEILNMFPRDAVDVAVIMLPWTILGDLLMTFHQKFPNTAMVVVSKEPFYGNGIIRMLDYGVVGLTCSMRASVIVSMIRLAYYHVGSIDIEMAKDIVAELQATGYSRRNALSLLDYKIWSLIVRGYSNPQIAKHCGISLSQTKHRIHHIFRYLGVNNRASAIAMYDRYSSFNILLDMGLESTNKSQETEMLLVDKKCETKKTPRESSS, from the coding sequence ATGATGACTATGACCGAAACCAAGAATAATCGCATCCGAGTTGCCTTATTAGTGTCCTGTGAATTGGAGAAGGAAGGATTATGCCGCGTAATTAACGCTCACAGTGACATGACGAGTTGTTGTCAGTGGGTGGTGCGGGACAGTGATGAGATATTGAATATGTTCCCCCGTGATGCTGTTGACGTTGCCGTAATCATGTTGCCATGGACTATTCTTGGCGATTTACTCATGACATTCCATCAAAAGTTTCCGAACACGGCGATGGTGGTAGTCAGCAAAGAACCGTTCTATGGGAATGGTATAATCAGGATGCTTGATTATGGGGTAGTGGGATTAACCTGTTCCATGCGGGCGTCGGTGATCGTAAGTATGATTCGTCTGGCGTATTATCACGTAGGAAGTATTGACATAGAGATGGCCAAAGATATAGTGGCGGAATTGCAAGCAACAGGATATTCCCGAAGAAATGCATTATCTCTGCTGGATTACAAAATATGGTCCTTGATAGTACGAGGCTATTCTAATCCCCAAATTGCAAAACATTGCGGAATTTCTCTATCACAGACAAAACATCGGATTCATCACATTTTTAGATATTTGGGCGTAAATAACCGAGCGAGTGCTATTGCAATGTATGACAGATATAGTAGCTTTAACATCCTATTGGACATGGGTTTAGAGTCAACCAACAAGTCCCAAGAGACTGAGATGTTATTAGTTGATAAAAAGTGTGAAACCAAGAAGACGCCGCGGGAATCATCCTCCTAA
- the fmdA gene encoding formamidase: MAKVLFHVDPKKSMTEQDLPGHNRWHPDIPAEIGVKPGEDFRVECMEWTDGQIHNTDSPEDVATVDLSRTHMLSGPFAIKGAEPGDLLVVDILDIGSLEGWGYTGIFAKENGGGFLTDIFPEARKAIWDFHGIYATSRHLPGVKFAGISHPGLIGCAPSHALLEEWNKREQELVATDPNRVPPLGLLPLAENALLGTLKGAQRDRVAREAARTIPPREHGGNVDIKNLSRGTRIYFPVYVRDALLSVGDLHFSQGDGEITFCGAIEMSGWIDLGVDIIKDGMNRYGITSPLFQPGPVEPHYSQYLTFEGISVENGRNYYLDATIAYRQAALHAIDYLTNFGYTREQAYLLLGAAPIEGRIGGVVDIPNACVSLGIPLEIFEQDIRPR, from the coding sequence GTGGCGAAAGTCTTATTTCATGTTGATCCGAAGAAATCAATGACTGAACAAGATCTACCCGGTCATAACAGGTGGCATCCGGATATTCCAGCGGAAATTGGAGTTAAACCCGGTGAAGATTTTCGGGTGGAATGTATGGAATGGACCGATGGACAAATTCACAATACTGACAGTCCTGAGGATGTGGCCACGGTTGATCTTTCCCGAACCCACATGCTAAGTGGCCCCTTTGCCATCAAAGGTGCTGAACCTGGGGATCTTCTTGTGGTGGACATCCTCGACATTGGATCACTTGAAGGCTGGGGATATACGGGTATTTTTGCGAAGGAGAATGGCGGAGGTTTTCTGACAGATATCTTTCCTGAAGCACGCAAGGCGATTTGGGATTTCCATGGAATCTATGCAACTTCTAGACATTTACCAGGAGTAAAATTTGCTGGCATCTCCCATCCTGGACTCATTGGATGTGCGCCATCCCACGCATTACTTGAAGAGTGGAACAAACGAGAACAAGAACTTGTCGCGACCGATCCTAATCGCGTTCCTCCCTTAGGACTCTTGCCTCTAGCCGAAAATGCACTTTTGGGAACACTCAAAGGTGCTCAGCGTGATCGTGTGGCTCGAGAAGCTGCGCGTACGATTCCGCCGCGCGAACACGGAGGGAATGTCGATATTAAAAATTTGTCTCGGGGAACTCGCATTTATTTTCCCGTCTATGTCCGTGACGCGTTGTTGTCTGTAGGGGACTTGCACTTTTCGCAAGGCGATGGAGAAATCACGTTTTGTGGGGCTATCGAAATGTCGGGTTGGATTGATCTCGGTGTAGACATCATCAAGGACGGAATGAATCGATACGGCATTACCAGTCCTCTCTTCCAACCCGGACCGGTGGAACCTCATTATTCACAGTATCTAACATTTGAAGGAATTTCTGTTGAAAATGGCCGGAATTATTATTTAGATGCCACCATTGCTTATCGTCAGGCTGCTTTGCATGCTATCGATTATCTCACCAATTTCGGTTACACGCGTGAACAAGCCTATTTATTGCTCGGTGCAGCCCCTATTGAAGGACGTATTGGTGGTGTGGTGGATATTCCCAATGCCTGTGTGTCGCTCGGCATTCCCCTTGAAATCTTTGAACAAGATATTCGACCTCGGTAA
- the crcB gene encoding fluoride efflux transporter CrcB translates to MQDARVAVRKQLLRAYYSHLEDYQQEKGAALNEVIIFIGGFLGAVARFQVGQWVGQRTSGGFPYGTLVINTLGCLFIGLIVSRFSSGAVFNFLDVGFTAAFTTFSTFSYETWRLIEEKLLGLAFLNVLFNVGLGLAGVEIGLLLGRV, encoded by the coding sequence TTGCAAGATGCTCGTGTTGCCGTCAGAAAACAACTTCTTCGTGCTTACTATAGTCACCTAGAAGATTACCAACAAGAGAAGGGAGCTGCGCTGAACGAGGTCATTATTTTTATCGGCGGATTTTTGGGAGCGGTGGCGCGATTTCAGGTTGGACAATGGGTTGGACAGCGCACGAGCGGGGGCTTTCCGTATGGCACGTTAGTCATTAATACGCTGGGTTGTCTCTTCATTGGGCTCATTGTGTCCCGGTTTTCCTCAGGAGCCGTCTTTAATTTCTTGGATGTGGGCTTTACTGCCGCCTTTACCACGTTTTCAACCTTTAGCTATGAAACCTGGCGGCTTATCGAAGAAAAATTACTGGGTTTGGCGTTTTTGAATGTTTTGTTCAATGTCGGTCTCGGGCTGGCGGGCGTCGAAATCGGTCTCCTGCTGGGGAGGGTTTAA
- a CDS encoding CrcB family protein, with amino-acid sequence MKNWIWVGLGGGLGALARTGLEPIGTYHQLPVNFFLINVLGSFFIGIIMALSAELGVLANQWRLF; translated from the coding sequence ATGAAAAATTGGATATGGGTAGGCCTAGGCGGTGGTCTCGGCGCCTTAGCGCGGACGGGTCTGGAGCCAATCGGAACGTATCATCAACTGCCCGTCAATTTCTTTCTCATTAATGTCTTGGGCAGCTTCTTCATTGGGATCATCATGGCCCTCAGTGCGGAACTGGGTGTCTTAGCCAATCAATGGCGTTTGTTTTGA
- a CDS encoding IS1634 family transposase, whose protein sequence is MPTPVVVGAGPVIRALCEEIGFVEAINQTVAWDSQRCHLSPGERIFALVVNLLTARRPLYRVHEQFQLTDVPLLFGSGRTAADFTDDALGRALDKVAAAGGATVFSAVATRALLHDHVWTPDSPVFVHWDSTTRSVYGTYPDTGSETGVHPTYGHSKDHRPDLRQILLTLLGTREGIPVVGTVQDGNLSDKTLNAEMIAALDDYFSPHQLQQLVYVADSALITGPNLKAMADRSLRFLSRCPETFRAAHDAKTAALAANAWVPLGKIGERADAATYAAAEQTGEIEGRSYRLVVYRSDHLAERKVHTIARQIERAHNQLTQAATRLAETVFACAHDAEAAVAAWRATAQWHHVEATVVAETQVPKRTTRGRPRHDAPEPATTTVYRVHPTIGAVDAQRVQAAQDRAATFVLITNLPASSFDARRLLEEYKGQTVIEHRFRFLKDPAFVDALYVQKPERVEALGYVLLLAALVLSLIERRARQAPPLPTPTRGLLARPTGQEVLHHLRGLIVVPLDAQTRQLFVPAVHTQSVAAILAALGFTDTIYTQVPPRPSG, encoded by the coding sequence ATGCCGACACCCGTTGTTGTGGGGGCTGGACCGGTCATCCGAGCCCTCTGTGAAGAAATTGGATTCGTCGAGGCCATAAATCAGACCGTTGCGTGGGATTCGCAGCGTTGCCACCTGTCGCCCGGCGAACGGATTTTCGCGCTCGTCGTCAATTTGCTCACCGCTCGTCGACCTCTGTATCGCGTCCACGAGCAATTTCAGTTAACCGATGTGCCCTTGTTGTTTGGATCCGGCCGCACCGCGGCCGATTTTACGGATGATGCCCTCGGACGGGCTCTGGATAAAGTCGCCGCCGCTGGTGGCGCCACCGTCTTCAGTGCCGTTGCAACGCGAGCGCTCTTGCACGACCACGTGTGGACGCCCGATAGTCCGGTGTTTGTCCACTGGGATAGTACGACCCGCTCGGTCTATGGCACGTATCCGGACACCGGATCCGAGACCGGAGTGCATCCCACCTATGGCCATTCCAAGGATCATCGTCCCGATCTGCGTCAAATTCTCCTGACGCTGTTGGGGACCCGAGAAGGCATTCCGGTGGTGGGCACGGTGCAAGACGGGAATCTGAGTGATAAAACCCTCAATGCCGAGATGATTGCGGCCTTAGACGATTACTTTTCGCCTCACCAACTGCAACAACTTGTCTACGTGGCCGATTCCGCTCTCATCACAGGTCCTAACTTAAAGGCAATGGCTGACCGTTCACTCCGCTTTCTCTCGCGTTGTCCGGAGACATTTCGAGCCGCGCACGATGCGAAGACGGCCGCCTTGGCGGCCAACGCCTGGGTTCCCCTCGGCAAAATCGGGGAGCGTGCCGATGCGGCCACCTACGCGGCCGCCGAACAGACCGGCGAAATTGAGGGCCGATCCTATCGGCTCGTGGTTTATCGATCCGATCATCTGGCTGAGCGGAAAGTTCACACCATCGCCCGCCAGATCGAACGGGCCCATAACCAGTTAACCCAGGCGGCGACTCGCCTCGCGGAGACCGTGTTTGCCTGTGCTCATGATGCCGAAGCGGCCGTGGCCGCTTGGCGGGCTACCGCCCAATGGCATCATGTCGAGGCGACGGTTGTCGCGGAAACACAGGTCCCCAAACGCACTACCCGCGGGCGTCCCCGCCACGATGCCCCCGAACCGGCTACCACCACAGTATACCGGGTCCATCCCACCATTGGGGCAGTCGATGCGCAACGCGTGCAGGCGGCACAGGACCGGGCGGCGACGTTTGTCTTAATCACCAATCTGCCGGCCTCCTCCTTTGATGCCCGCCGATTGCTCGAAGAATACAAAGGTCAGACGGTCATCGAACACCGTTTTCGCTTTTTAAAAGACCCGGCCTTTGTGGATGCGCTCTATGTGCAAAAGCCGGAACGGGTGGAAGCCTTAGGTTATGTGCTCTTGCTCGCCGCGTTAGTGCTCAGTCTCATCGAACGTCGGGCCCGGCAGGCCCCGCCCCTTCCCACGCCGACTCGCGGTCTGTTGGCGCGGCCCACCGGGCAGGAGGTGTTACATCATCTGCGCGGACTGATTGTTGTGCCGCTGGATGCCCAGACCCGTCAACTCTTTGTCCCGGCGGTTCATACCCAGTCGGTGGCGGCCATTTTGGCCGCATTGGGTTTTACGGATACGATTTACACGCAGGTGCCCCCTAGACCCTCGGGATAA
- a CDS encoding ubiquinone/menaquinone biosynthesis methyltransferase, with product MPSDRKSQQPQAETPELFNNIAMHYDRWSNLLSVGGIRAWHHFAIEDMHLSSGLKVLDVGCGTGTTTRLIAKKLGTQGQVVGLDPSEGMLTVAKSTMIDPDAASIEWILGSAEHLPFEDNTFDRVTAQFSLRNMVDWIRGLQEMMRVLKYGGELTILEMVQPLTQLGILARQGLDAVTATISHPALIPYQWLRVSLQHAPTVEELRSEMTQRGFIQVSARQWLGDLVVMLTGSKAPRPSAPKTSIVSSTIVWAMDGSVTSLRAARWINEFIRDGTLIHLVTVIPESLYPEQIQKTDRQFWHHQHSMAKDLLTPGKFQVETTMVEGRPGPTLVEFCQRNHVNMIVIGNKQRKIASDYWQESVSRYVSLHSTIPVLMVPTDFATR from the coding sequence ATGCCTAGTGATAGAAAGTCGCAACAACCACAGGCTGAGACTCCCGAATTATTTAATAACATTGCGATGCATTATGACCGTTGGAGTAATCTTTTGTCTGTCGGTGGGATTCGAGCATGGCATCATTTTGCCATCGAAGACATGCATTTGTCTTCTGGACTCAAAGTATTAGATGTTGGTTGCGGGACAGGAACTACCACACGGCTTATTGCTAAGAAATTGGGAACACAAGGGCAGGTGGTTGGACTTGATCCTTCTGAGGGCATGTTAACGGTGGCAAAGTCAACGATGATCGATCCGGATGCTGCATCTATTGAATGGATATTGGGATCTGCTGAACATTTGCCTTTTGAAGATAATACGTTCGATCGTGTTACAGCCCAATTCTCCTTACGTAATATGGTCGATTGGATACGAGGATTGCAGGAGATGATGCGAGTTTTGAAGTATGGAGGCGAATTGACCATTTTGGAAATGGTGCAACCTCTTACTCAGTTAGGCATTCTGGCGCGGCAAGGTCTTGATGCCGTTACAGCAACTATATCTCATCCTGCTTTAATCCCTTATCAATGGTTGCGTGTTTCATTGCAGCATGCGCCAACGGTTGAGGAATTACGTAGTGAGATGACACAAAGGGGTTTCATTCAGGTATCCGCTCGCCAATGGTTGGGAGATTTGGTCGTGATGTTAACCGGAAGCAAAGCGCCAAGACCTTCCGCCCCCAAGACTTCTATAGTTAGTTCAACCATTGTCTGGGCAATGGATGGCTCGGTCACATCATTACGGGCAGCACGGTGGATTAATGAATTTATTAGGGACGGTACTCTTATTCATCTTGTTACGGTCATTCCGGAATCTCTCTATCCCGAGCAGATTCAAAAGACTGATCGCCAATTTTGGCATCATCAGCACTCGATGGCAAAGGATCTTCTGACGCCGGGAAAATTTCAGGTTGAAACTACGATGGTTGAAGGACGGCCTGGGCCTACATTGGTGGAATTTTGTCAAAGAAATCACGTTAATATGATAGTGATTGGTAATAAACAACGAAAAATTGCCTCCGATTATTGGCAGGAAAGTGTTTCCCGGTATGTTAGCCTGCATTCCACTATTCCGGTTTTAATGGTTCCTACGGATTTCGCCACAAGATAG